In Streptomyces sp. NBC_00414, a single window of DNA contains:
- a CDS encoding right-handed parallel beta-helix repeat-containing protein: MSRRTALSLTAALALGAGLAVIPTQAQAATVVVSTTTDLTNAIKNATAGTVIQVRAGTYYPTATLQSTANGSSSSRIYLQPYGSETVKIDGSNLPDGDWIFKLTADYWTVSGITFQNSPDSAVVCQSCASTVWENIKTINGGDSGFTLTGDSTTDNTVRNIDSYGHYDAATHGENADGVAVKFGSGSGNLITGARLHNNSDDGLDFWSFSSPVTVEHTWAMGNGKNRWSDSAFAGDGNGYKLGGDGEVVAHVVNNSAAWDNAGSGFTENSNKGAIVINRTTAYANVKYGYYFATGAARLGKNLAVSNGTPVSKGSSVVSAGNNWDSGVSTPSFRSTDASTTYNSRQSNGALPVTTFLTTGSTTIGATMD; the protein is encoded by the coding sequence ATGTCCCGTCGCACCGCTCTCTCCTTGACCGCCGCCCTCGCCCTCGGTGCCGGACTCGCCGTGATCCCCACCCAGGCGCAGGCCGCCACCGTGGTCGTCAGCACCACCACCGACCTGACCAACGCCATCAAGAACGCCACCGCCGGCACGGTCATCCAGGTGCGCGCCGGCACCTACTACCCGACGGCGACCCTCCAGTCGACCGCCAACGGCAGCTCCTCCAGCCGTATATACCTGCAGCCCTACGGCTCCGAGACCGTGAAGATCGACGGCTCGAACCTCCCCGACGGGGACTGGATCTTCAAGCTCACCGCCGACTACTGGACCGTCTCGGGCATCACCTTCCAGAACTCGCCGGACAGTGCCGTCGTCTGCCAGTCGTGTGCCTCGACGGTCTGGGAGAACATCAAGACGATCAACGGCGGCGACTCCGGCTTCACGCTCACCGGGGACAGCACCACCGACAACACGGTCCGGAACATCGACTCCTACGGTCACTACGACGCCGCCACCCACGGGGAGAACGCGGACGGCGTCGCCGTCAAGTTCGGCTCCGGCAGCGGCAATCTGATCACCGGGGCCCGGCTCCACAACAACTCGGACGACGGCCTCGACTTCTGGTCGTTCTCGTCCCCGGTCACCGTCGAGCACACCTGGGCCATGGGCAACGGCAAGAACCGCTGGTCGGACTCGGCGTTCGCGGGCGACGGCAACGGCTACAAACTCGGCGGCGACGGCGAGGTGGTGGCCCACGTCGTCAACAACTCGGCGGCCTGGGACAACGCGGGCAGCGGCTTCACCGAGAACAGCAACAAGGGCGCCATCGTCATCAACCGCACCACCGCCTACGCCAACGTCAAGTACGGCTACTACTTCGCCACCGGAGCGGCCAGGCTCGGCAAGAACCTGGCCGTGAGCAACGGGACCCCGGTCAGCAAGGGCAGCTCGGTCGTCTCGGCCGGCAACAACTGGGACTCCGGCGTCTCGACGCCCTCGTTCCGTTCCACGGACGCCTCGACGACGTACAACTCCCGTCAGTCGAACGGTGCGCTGCCCGTGACCACCTTCCTGACCACGGGCAGCACCACGATCGGCGCGACGATGGACTGA
- a CDS encoding family 43 glycosylhydrolase, translated as MRLRPARALLIPLLALLALLLSLLAAPPSPAAQPEAPPGAPSVTDVSDVSDVSDVSEHQYAGYLFAYFTGEGTADGEQIRYALSRGNDPLHWRELNAGKPVLTSDQGEKGLRDPFVIRSPEGDRFYMIATDLRMYRNSSGSWDHVQRHGSKSVMVWESTDLVHWTDQRLVKVAPDNAGNTWAPEAYWDDTLGEFVVFWASKLYADDDPDHTGSTYNKMLYATTKDFRTFSAPKVWNDPGYSVIDSTVVKHKGTYHRFTKDERDPGSASPCSKFITAEKSTSLTDTSYDFVADCVGSGSIDRGEGPTVFKSNTENKWYLFIDEYGGRGYVPFETTDLDSGRWTMSENYQLPASPRHGTVMPVTRAEYDRLLAAYPESGTSIVDATVKGQKGYAVVTGAASKVVLPMEPGEDLSRLAPKLWLGEGARVSPASGTRRDFRKPRKYTVTAADGTTRTWTVEAVPTRSPVLPGLYADPDIQYLDGRYWIYPTTDGFPGWSGTNFKAFSSKDLVHWKDHGEILDLGPDVSWADKNAWAPAIAERDGKYYFYFCAEQQMGVAVADSPAGPFEDALGKPLVAKGGSFQGQMIDPAVFTDTDGRAYLYWGNGHAYVVPLNDDMVSFDASKVRDITPGDFREGSFVVEREGTYYFMWSEDDTRSENYHVDYATGPSPLGPWTERGTILSKRPEYGIKGTGHHSVVNVPGTDDWYIVYHRFGLNGPGRAGGDGTHRETTVDRMTFAADGTIDPVVPTLESVRPVRRG; from the coding sequence ATGCGCCTTCGCCCAGCCCGAGCACTCCTGATCCCGCTTCTCGCCCTTCTCGCCCTCCTCCTGAGCCTGCTCGCCGCCCCACCGAGCCCAGCGGCCCAGCCCGAAGCCCCACCAGGAGCGCCCTCTGTGACCGACGTGAGCGACGTGAGCGACGTGAGCGACGTGAGCGAGCATCAGTACGCCGGCTATCTCTTCGCCTACTTCACCGGCGAGGGCACGGCGGACGGCGAACAGATCCGCTACGCCCTCAGCCGCGGCAACGACCCGCTGCACTGGCGGGAGTTGAACGCCGGGAAGCCGGTCCTCACCTCGGACCAGGGCGAGAAGGGCCTGCGCGACCCGTTCGTGATCCGCTCCCCCGAGGGCGACAGGTTCTACATGATCGCGACCGATCTGCGGATGTACCGCAATTCCAGCGGCAGTTGGGATCACGTCCAGCGGCACGGCAGCAAGTCGGTCATGGTCTGGGAGTCCACCGACCTGGTCCACTGGACCGACCAGCGGCTGGTGAAGGTCGCCCCGGACAACGCGGGCAACACCTGGGCGCCGGAGGCCTACTGGGACGACACCCTCGGCGAGTTCGTCGTCTTCTGGGCGTCCAAGCTGTACGCCGACGACGACCCGGACCACACCGGCTCGACGTACAACAAGATGCTGTACGCGACCACGAAGGACTTCCGTACCTTCAGTGCGCCGAAGGTCTGGAACGACCCCGGTTACTCGGTCATCGACTCGACCGTCGTGAAGCACAAGGGCACTTACCACCGCTTCACCAAGGACGAGCGCGACCCGGGTTCCGCCAGTCCCTGCTCGAAGTTCATCACCGCGGAGAAGTCGACCTCGCTCACGGACACCTCGTACGACTTCGTGGCGGACTGTGTCGGCAGCGGCTCGATCGACCGCGGTGAGGGTCCGACGGTCTTCAAGTCCAACACCGAGAACAAGTGGTACCTGTTCATCGACGAGTACGGCGGGCGCGGCTATGTGCCCTTCGAGACGACCGACCTCGACTCGGGCCGGTGGACGATGTCGGAGAACTACCAGCTGCCCGCGAGTCCCCGGCACGGCACGGTCATGCCGGTGACGCGCGCGGAGTACGACCGGCTGCTCGCCGCGTATCCGGAGAGCGGCACCTCGATCGTGGACGCCACGGTGAAGGGCCAGAAAGGGTACGCGGTCGTCACCGGGGCCGCCTCGAAGGTCGTACTGCCGATGGAGCCCGGTGAGGACCTGTCGAGGCTCGCGCCGAAACTGTGGCTCGGTGAAGGTGCGAGGGTGAGCCCGGCTTCCGGGACGCGGCGCGACTTCCGCAAGCCGCGGAAGTACACGGTGACGGCGGCGGACGGCACGACCCGCACGTGGACCGTCGAGGCCGTGCCCACCCGCAGCCCGGTCCTGCCGGGGCTGTACGCCGACCCCGACATCCAGTACCTGGACGGCCGTTACTGGATCTATCCGACGACGGACGGCTTCCCGGGCTGGAGCGGCACGAACTTCAAGGCGTTCTCGTCGAAGGACCTGGTCCACTGGAAGGACCACGGGGAGATCCTCGACCTCGGCCCCGACGTGTCCTGGGCGGACAAGAACGCATGGGCCCCGGCCATCGCCGAGCGCGACGGCAAGTACTACTTCTACTTCTGCGCCGAGCAGCAGATGGGCGTCGCGGTGGCCGACTCCCCCGCCGGTCCCTTCGAGGACGCCCTCGGCAAGCCCTTGGTGGCGAAGGGCGGTTCGTTCCAGGGCCAGATGATCGACCCGGCGGTCTTCACGGACACCGACGGCCGGGCGTACCTGTACTGGGGCAACGGGCACGCCTACGTCGTCCCACTGAACGACGACATGGTGTCCTTCGACGCGTCGAAGGTGCGGGACATCACCCCGGGCGACTTCCGGGAGGGTTCCTTCGTGGTCGAGCGCGAGGGCACGTACTACTTCATGTGGTCCGAGGACGACACCCGCAGCGAGAACTACCACGTGGACTACGCGACCGGGCCGTCGCCGCTCGGCCCATGGACCGAGCGGGGCACGATCCTGTCCAAGCGCCCGGAGTACGGCATCAAGGGCACCGGTCACCACTCGGTGGTGAACGTCCCCGGCACGGACGACTGGTACATCGTCTACCACCGGTTCGGCCTGAACGGGCCCGGCCGGGCCGGCGGGGACGGCACGCACCGGGAGACGACCGTCGACCGCATGACCTTCGCGGCCGACGGCACGATCGACCCGGTGGTACCGACCCTGGAGTCGGTCCGGCCCGTACGTAGGGGCTGA
- a CDS encoding right-handed parallel beta-helix repeat-containing protein — translation MRYSTGRHRGARTLSVAAAVAVASGAGGVYLGLSPGGARASGATVTVSTTAQLESAVRSAVAGTLIEVRAGTYHPTRTLKSAASGTSSARITLRAHGGEKVRIDGSKLPAGSWLAGIDGDHWTVQDITWQHSPAQGFVATSSVGGVFRNLVTADNGDSGFTLRGDGTTDNLVQNLDSHGNYDASGHGRNADGIAVKFGSGSGNRITGARLFGNSDDGLDLWQFSGPVTVERSRAYGNGRNHWHDRAFAGNGNGFELGGGGASAAHVVTGNAAWDNALHGFTENANAGALRLRHNTAYANASSGFHFATGKARLARNLAVRNGGGPAELGPSTLSTANSWDVRRRSGTQQDGTE, via the coding sequence GTGCGGTACAGCACCGGGCGCCACCGCGGAGCCCGTACCCTCTCCGTCGCCGCGGCGGTGGCCGTCGCATCCGGGGCCGGCGGTGTCTATCTCGGCCTCTCGCCCGGCGGCGCGAGGGCCTCCGGCGCGACGGTCACCGTGTCCACCACGGCGCAGTTGGAGTCCGCGGTCCGGAGCGCGGTGGCCGGCACCCTCATCGAGGTGCGCGCCGGCACGTACCACCCGACGCGTACGCTCAAGTCGGCCGCGAGCGGCACGAGTTCGGCCCGGATCACACTCCGGGCGCACGGCGGGGAGAAGGTGCGGATCGACGGTTCGAAGCTCCCCGCCGGTTCCTGGCTCGCCGGGATCGACGGCGACCACTGGACCGTCCAGGACATCACCTGGCAGCACTCCCCGGCACAGGGCTTCGTCGCCACCTCTTCCGTCGGCGGCGTCTTCCGGAACCTGGTCACCGCCGACAACGGCGACTCCGGCTTCACCCTGCGCGGCGACGGCACGACGGACAACCTCGTGCAGAACCTGGACAGCCACGGCAACTACGACGCCTCGGGCCACGGACGGAACGCCGACGGCATCGCCGTGAAGTTCGGCTCCGGAAGCGGCAACAGGATCACCGGCGCCCGTCTGTTCGGCAACTCCGACGACGGCCTCGACCTGTGGCAGTTCTCCGGCCCGGTCACCGTCGAGCGCTCCCGGGCGTACGGGAACGGCAGGAATCACTGGCACGACAGGGCCTTCGCGGGAAACGGCAACGGCTTCGAGCTCGGCGGCGGGGGCGCCTCGGCCGCCCATGTCGTCACCGGCAACGCGGCCTGGGACAACGCGCTGCACGGCTTCACGGAGAACGCCAACGCCGGTGCGCTGCGGCTGCGCCACAACACGGCGTACGCCAACGCTTCGTCCGGCTTCCACTTCGCCACGGGCAAGGCGCGGCTCGCGCGGAACCTGGCGGTGCGCAACGGGGGCGGCCCGGCCGAACTCGGCCCGTCCACTCTCTCCACGGCCAACAGCTGGGACGTTCGACGACGGAGTGGGACGCAGCAGGACGGGACGGAGTGA
- a CDS encoding pectate lyase: protein MTSRVEPRARHRRRTDRKRALIGGASAFALTGAAIFTSTMMSTASAATTWPTATGSEAVSSTIAVSGTRDGGYKRYYGSGDLAGDGQEEGQDPIFQLADGATLKNVIIGAPGADGVHCQGSCTLQNVWWEDVGEDAATFKGGNSAVYTVYGGGAKKAADKVFQHNGGGKLVVSKFAVQDFKTLYRSCGNCSTQYKRTSIFNTVEVTAPGSRLVGINTNYGDTAALRNITVVGDSSKKIVPCQKYIGNNTGAEPTTNGSGPDGTYCNYTASDITYQ from the coding sequence ATGACCTCACGCGTGGAACCCCGTGCACGTCACCGCCGCAGGACCGACCGCAAGCGCGCCCTCATCGGTGGCGCGTCCGCGTTCGCCCTGACGGGAGCGGCGATATTCACCAGCACGATGATGTCGACGGCGAGTGCCGCCACCACCTGGCCGACCGCCACCGGCAGCGAGGCCGTCTCGTCGACGATCGCCGTCTCCGGCACCCGGGACGGGGGCTACAAGCGCTACTACGGCAGCGGTGACCTGGCCGGTGACGGCCAGGAGGAGGGCCAGGACCCGATCTTCCAGCTCGCCGACGGAGCGACGCTGAAGAACGTCATCATCGGCGCGCCGGGCGCCGACGGCGTGCACTGCCAGGGCAGTTGCACCTTGCAGAACGTCTGGTGGGAGGACGTCGGCGAGGACGCCGCGACCTTCAAGGGCGGCAACTCCGCCGTCTACACCGTGTACGGCGGCGGTGCGAAGAAGGCCGCGGACAAGGTCTTCCAGCACAACGGCGGCGGCAAGCTCGTCGTCTCGAAGTTCGCGGTCCAGGACTTCAAGACCCTGTACCGCTCCTGCGGCAACTGCTCGACGCAGTACAAGCGCACCTCGATCTTCAACACCGTCGAGGTGACCGCGCCGGGTTCGCGGCTGGTCGGCATCAACACCAACTACGGCGACACGGCGGCCCTGCGGAACATCACGGTCGTCGGCGACAGCAGCAAGAAGATCGTGCCGTGCCAGAAGTACATCGGCAACAACACCGGCGCAGAGCCGACGACAAACGGTTCGGGCCCGGACGGAACCTATTGCAACTACACGGCATCTGACATCACGTACCAGTGA
- a CDS encoding SigE family RNA polymerase sigma factor, with product MGTVVDDAASVEFHDFFERHYAELARLAHLLTGESDAADDLAADALLALWHRWDRVRAADHPVAYARGVVANMARSRIRSAVRERRRITLFWSQREDRTENPDVPGMVDVQEALRRLPFRKRACVVLRHSFDLSEKDTALALGVSVGTVKSQTSKGMAELQRLLGSQEAPRRMHAAALRAGGTGEITGGRGR from the coding sequence GTGGGCACTGTCGTCGACGACGCCGCCTCGGTGGAGTTCCACGACTTCTTCGAGCGGCACTACGCCGAACTGGCCCGCCTGGCCCACCTGTTGACGGGCGAGTCGGACGCCGCCGACGATCTCGCGGCGGACGCGCTGCTCGCACTGTGGCACCGCTGGGACCGGGTGCGCGCGGCCGACCACCCGGTGGCGTACGCACGCGGTGTGGTCGCCAACATGGCGCGCAGCCGGATCCGCAGCGCGGTGCGCGAACGACGGCGGATCACCCTGTTCTGGTCGCAGCGCGAGGACAGGACCGAGAACCCCGACGTGCCCGGCATGGTGGACGTCCAGGAGGCGCTGCGCAGACTGCCGTTCCGCAAGCGGGCGTGTGTGGTCCTGCGCCATTCCTTCGACCTCTCGGAGAAGGACACCGCGCTCGCCCTCGGTGTCTCGGTGGGTACCGTGAAGAGCCAGACGTCGAAGGGGATGGCGGAGCTGCAGCGGCTGCTGGGGTCCCAGGAGGCTCCGCGGCGGATGCACGCGGCGGCGCTGCGTGCCGGTGGCACCGGGGAGATCACCGGGGGGAGGGGGCGATGA
- a CDS encoding NCS2 family permease, whose amino-acid sequence MSETQKVEDRPAAGPPPANSVDRFFKISDRGSTFGREVRGGFATFFTMAYILVLNPIILSSAKDKFGDQLDSVQLVTATALVAAVMTIIMGVGGNLPLALAAGLGLNAVVAFQIAPLMSWDDAMGLIVLEGLLICVLVVTGLREAVMYAIPQPLKQAISVGIGLFIAFIGFVDAGFVSRIPDAANTTVPVQLGATGALTGWPILVFCLGVLLTIGLLARKVKGAILISIVTMTAVAIVVDEIADVKSWGLTTPHVPDDVVASPDFGLLGDFSLFGAFGEVSVITVVLLVFTLILSDFFDTMGTVVGISAEAGLLDEEGKVPNLGRVLLIDGAAAVAGGASSASSATSYIESAAGVGEGARTGFANLVTGGLFAFALFLTPLLTIVPMQAAAPALVAVGFLMMTQVKHIDWDRYEIAIPAFLTIAVMPFTYSITNGIGAGFVAYVLIKTVLGKAKEVHWLLWGTAALFLIYFAIDPIEQILNA is encoded by the coding sequence ATGTCCGAAACGCAGAAGGTGGAGGACCGGCCCGCCGCCGGACCACCCCCGGCCAACAGCGTCGACCGGTTCTTCAAGATCTCCGACCGGGGCTCCACCTTCGGCCGGGAAGTACGAGGCGGCTTCGCCACGTTCTTCACGATGGCCTACATCCTTGTCCTGAATCCCATCATCCTCAGCAGCGCCAAGGACAAGTTCGGCGACCAGCTCGACAGCGTCCAACTCGTCACCGCCACCGCCCTGGTGGCCGCGGTGATGACGATCATCATGGGTGTCGGCGGCAACCTCCCGCTCGCGCTCGCCGCGGGCCTCGGCCTCAATGCCGTGGTCGCCTTCCAGATCGCCCCGCTGATGAGCTGGGACGACGCGATGGGGCTCATCGTCCTCGAAGGCCTGCTGATCTGCGTGCTGGTCGTGACCGGGCTGCGCGAGGCCGTCATGTACGCGATCCCGCAGCCGCTCAAGCAGGCGATCAGCGTCGGCATCGGTCTGTTCATCGCGTTCATCGGCTTCGTCGACGCCGGCTTCGTCAGCCGCATACCGGACGCCGCCAACACCACCGTGCCGGTGCAGCTGGGCGCCACGGGCGCGCTGACCGGCTGGCCGATCCTGGTCTTCTGCCTCGGCGTGCTGCTGACCATCGGGCTGCTCGCCCGCAAGGTCAAGGGCGCGATCCTGATCAGCATCGTGACCATGACGGCCGTCGCGATCGTCGTCGACGAGATCGCGGACGTCAAGAGCTGGGGCCTGACCACGCCCCACGTGCCCGACGACGTGGTCGCCTCGCCCGACTTCGGACTGCTCGGCGACTTCAGCCTGTTCGGCGCGTTCGGCGAGGTCAGCGTGATCACCGTCGTGCTGCTGGTCTTCACGCTGATCCTCTCGGACTTCTTCGACACCATGGGCACCGTCGTCGGCATCAGCGCGGAGGCCGGGCTGCTGGACGAGGAGGGCAAGGTGCCCAACCTGGGCCGCGTCCTGCTCATCGACGGCGCCGCGGCGGTCGCGGGCGGCGCCTCGTCCGCCTCCTCCGCCACCTCGTACATCGAGTCGGCGGCCGGTGTCGGCGAGGGGGCCCGGACCGGGTTCGCGAACCTCGTCACGGGCGGGCTGTTCGCCTTCGCGCTCTTCCTGACCCCGCTGCTGACCATCGTCCCGATGCAGGCGGCGGCGCCGGCGCTCGTGGCGGTCGGGTTCCTGATGATGACCCAGGTCAAGCACATCGACTGGGACCGGTACGAGATCGCCATCCCGGCGTTCCTGACGATCGCGGTGATGCCGTTCACGTACTCGATCACCAACGGGATCGGGGCGGGGTTCGTCGCGTACGTCCTCATCAAGACGGTGCTGGGGAAGGCGAAGGAGGTTCACTGGCTGTTGTGGGGGACGGCGGCGCTGTTCCTGATCTACTTCGCGATCGACCCGATCGAACAGATCCTGAACGCGTAG
- a CDS encoding peptidoglycan D,D-transpeptidase FtsI family protein: protein MNKTIRRASVFTLLLVFALLVRATWVQFYEGQALAEDKDNRRNAIEQYAYPLGNIIVGGDAVTGSAQTKGGDLKYKRTYTDGSLYAAVTGFSSQVFGATQLEGIYQDLLDGTDNRLKNPLDTVTGKRSDPGDVITTVDPAVQKAAYKALGDKKGAAVAIDPKTGKILGVVSTPSYDPSTISGGDSEAWTRLTKDPDKPMTNRALRQPLPPGSTFKLVVAAAALEDDLYSSVDEKTDSENPYTLPGTTRVLANESKSAPCENASIRVALQYSCNNVFAKMAVDLGQDKLKAMAEKFGFNDASQDVPVRAYTSVYPSDMDRSSTALTGIGQFDVTATPLQMAMVSAAIANGGKLVSPHLVSQISDANGDVLENYDDDTESKEIVGSSTAEQLQSAMQTVVEEGTGTNARIDGATVGGKTGTAQHGENNSKTPYAWFTSYAKSDSSGKEVAVAVLVEQSDAARSEVSGNGLAAPVAEAMMRAAIGN, encoded by the coding sequence TTCTACGAGGGCCAGGCACTCGCAGAGGACAAGGACAACCGTCGGAACGCGATCGAGCAGTACGCGTACCCGCTCGGGAACATCATCGTGGGCGGTGACGCGGTCACCGGCTCCGCGCAGACGAAGGGCGGCGACCTCAAGTACAAGCGCACGTACACCGACGGCAGTCTCTACGCGGCCGTCACCGGGTTCAGCTCGCAGGTGTTCGGCGCCACCCAGCTCGAAGGCATCTACCAGGACCTGCTCGACGGCACGGACAACCGGCTGAAGAACCCCCTCGACACGGTCACCGGCAAGCGTTCCGACCCGGGCGATGTGATCACCACCGTCGACCCTGCCGTGCAGAAGGCGGCCTACAAGGCGCTCGGTGACAAAAAGGGCGCGGCCGTGGCCATCGACCCGAAGACCGGGAAGATCCTCGGTGTCGTGTCCACGCCGTCGTACGACCCCTCCACCATCAGCGGGGGCGACTCCGAGGCCTGGACCAGGCTGACCAAGGACCCCGACAAGCCGATGACGAACCGGGCGCTGCGCCAGCCGCTGCCGCCGGGCTCGACGTTCAAGCTGGTCGTCGCGGCCGCCGCGCTGGAGGACGACCTCTACTCCTCGGTGGACGAGAAGACGGACAGCGAGAACCCGTACACGCTGCCGGGTACGACGCGGGTCCTGGCGAACGAGAGCAAGTCGGCGCCCTGTGAGAACGCGTCGATCCGGGTCGCGCTCCAGTACTCGTGCAACAACGTCTTCGCGAAGATGGCCGTCGACCTGGGTCAGGACAAGCTGAAGGCGATGGCCGAGAAGTTCGGCTTCAACGACGCCTCGCAGGACGTGCCGGTGCGGGCGTACACGAGCGTGTACCCGTCGGACATGGACAGGTCGTCCACGGCGCTGACGGGCATCGGGCAGTTCGACGTGACCGCGACGCCGTTGCAGATGGCCATGGTGTCGGCCGCCATCGCCAACGGCGGGAAGCTGGTCTCGCCGCACCTGGTGTCGCAGATCAGCGACGCGAACGGGGATGTGCTGGAGAACTACGACGACGACACGGAGAGCAAGGAGATCGTCGGTTCGTCCACGGCCGAGCAGCTGCAGTCGGCGATGCAGACGGTCGTCGAGGAGGGTACGGGGACGAACGCGCGGATCGACGGGGCGACGGTCGGGGGCAAGACCGGTACGGCTCAGCACGGGGAGAACAACAGCAAGACTCCGTACGCCTGGTTCACGTCCTATGCGAAGTCCGACTCCTCCGGCAAGGAGGTCGCTGTCGCTGTGCTGGTGGAGCAGTCGGACGCGGCGCGGTCCGAGGTCAGCGGGAATGGTTTGGCCGCGCCTGTTGCCGAGGCCATGATGCGGGCGGCCATCGGGAACTGA